In Dolichospermum flos-aquae CCAP 1403/13F, the following proteins share a genomic window:
- a CDS encoding Rrf2 family transcriptional regulator: MKLTTRGHYSVKALLDLSLQPKYGPESVRAIAKRQDIPAPYLEKLLIEMRRAGLVTSIRGSVGGYKLAKKPAQISIGQILEAVGENITNLPLNNPTPAQTADWVTSSLWNRLNQKLKEALYNITLADLYYDARSWQASQGEEANFVV; the protein is encoded by the coding sequence ATGAAACTAACTACGAGAGGACATTACAGCGTGAAAGCATTGCTAGATTTGAGTTTACAGCCCAAGTATGGACCTGAATCGGTCAGAGCGATCGCTAAACGTCAAGATATTCCTGCTCCCTATCTAGAAAAGCTGCTCATAGAAATGCGTCGTGCCGGATTAGTAACTTCAATTCGTGGTAGCGTCGGTGGATATAAATTAGCAAAAAAACCGGCACAAATATCTATTGGCCAAATTTTAGAGGCTGTTGGTGAAAATATCACTAACTTACCTCTGAATAATCCCACACCCGCTCAAACAGCAGATTGGGTGACATCCAGTCTCTGGAACAGACTCAACCAAAAGCTCAAAGAAGCCTTGTACAATATTACCCTGGCAGACCTTTATTATGATGCTCGCAGTTGGCAAGCATCTCAAGGAGAAGAAGCCAATTTTGTGGTTTAG
- a CDS encoding chloride channel protein, which produces MTLLPPTSQTKVTESDTFSPPSMRFTQLINRFQPSSETVVLFLAVLIGGSTAMGIVTFHYLIQLINNFMLENLMGQIGSWGAWTLAAVPTLGGIIVGLMRWRTQDFGPGLSSLIAVSQGKEAKKPLRPVTKMIAAAVSIGSGASLGPEGPSVEIGTNFGVLLSDILQVSQERQRLLLGAGAAAGLAAGFNAPIAGVFFALEVVMGTTYFATSAVSVVLLAAVVAALIAQIGLGSQPAFALPAYQVRSYLELPLYLGLGLGASLISLTYTESIRLAKSAFAGNLPGLKLLGKIPQSIQPILGGVIIGIVGWHYPQILGIGYETVEAMLQDEDFSLNLLLILLVLKLLMTAVSSGSGFVGGLFAPAMFLGASFGSAYAKFLALVAPGIGDYMAAPPAYAMVGMAAVLAGSVRAPLTAILMLFELTRDYRIVLPLMAAVGLSVWLVERIKPTLDANANLQQIGLPELKDEKVELWQQMLVADAMHAYPKKLSATLGVLEAAVAMTRERIRSALIIDDDAGKLVGILSLEDIKRTLALWQNLSNSSTEIQEYLSSQKLIDICTTDILYAWEDEPLSEALDRMALRGLHQLPVVAKDNPDFILGLLEREQIELTCNLTAITKVLHQYLPVITTTEYIEEIGNW; this is translated from the coding sequence ATGACTCTCTTGCCTCCGACTTCGCAGACGAAGGTCACGGAATCCGATACTTTTTCCCCACCTTCCATGCGGTTCACTCAGTTAATTAATCGTTTTCAGCCCTCCTCAGAAACAGTAGTGCTTTTTTTAGCCGTGCTAATTGGCGGTAGTACAGCTATGGGGATAGTCACCTTTCACTATTTAATCCAGCTAATTAACAATTTCATGCTGGAAAATCTGATGGGACAAATTGGGAGCTGGGGTGCTTGGACTTTAGCTGCTGTTCCCACTTTGGGTGGTATCATTGTTGGCCTCATGCGTTGGCGCACTCAGGATTTTGGTCCAGGACTTTCTTCTCTCATAGCTGTTTCTCAAGGCAAAGAAGCCAAGAAACCCCTCCGACCGGTCACAAAAATGATCGCTGCGGCTGTTTCTATCGGCAGTGGTGCATCCTTGGGTCCCGAAGGTCCAAGTGTAGAAATTGGGACTAATTTCGGAGTTTTATTGTCTGATATATTACAAGTTTCTCAAGAACGTCAGCGGTTGCTCTTAGGTGCTGGGGCGGCGGCTGGTTTAGCTGCTGGTTTTAATGCCCCCATTGCTGGCGTATTTTTTGCCTTAGAAGTAGTCATGGGAACTACATATTTTGCTACTTCTGCGGTAAGTGTGGTGTTACTTGCCGCCGTTGTCGCCGCCTTAATTGCTCAAATTGGTTTAGGTTCACAACCGGCTTTTGCTTTACCTGCTTATCAAGTTCGCAGTTACCTAGAATTACCTCTTTATCTGGGTTTAGGTTTAGGTGCAAGTTTAATTTCTCTCACCTATACTGAATCAATTCGGTTAGCCAAATCCGCCTTTGCTGGTAATTTACCAGGGTTGAAATTACTAGGTAAAATTCCTCAATCAATTCAGCCTATTCTCGGTGGTGTAATCATTGGTATAGTCGGTTGGCACTACCCGCAAATTTTGGGGATTGGCTATGAAACCGTAGAAGCTATGCTCCAGGATGAGGATTTTTCGCTGAACCTATTACTGATATTACTGGTGTTGAAATTGCTGATGACAGCGGTAAGTTCAGGGAGTGGTTTTGTCGGTGGATTATTTGCACCAGCGATGTTTTTAGGTGCGTCCTTTGGGTCCGCTTATGCTAAATTTTTGGCTTTGGTAGCACCAGGAATTGGAGACTATATGGCTGCTCCTCCAGCTTATGCAATGGTAGGTATGGCAGCGGTTTTGGCAGGTAGTGTCAGAGCGCCATTGACAGCAATTTTAATGTTATTTGAATTAACCCGCGATTATCGGATTGTTTTACCTTTAATGGCAGCGGTGGGTTTAAGTGTTTGGTTAGTAGAACGAATTAAACCAACTTTAGATGCTAATGCTAATCTGCAACAGATTGGTTTGCCAGAATTGAAAGATGAAAAAGTAGAACTTTGGCAGCAAATGTTAGTCGCAGATGCTATGCACGCTTACCCCAAAAAATTATCAGCTACTCTGGGAGTATTAGAAGCTGCGGTAGCAATGACACGGGAACGAATTCGCAGTGCGTTGATAATTGATGATGATGCTGGCAAGTTGGTGGGAATTCTGTCCTTAGAAGATATTAAACGGACTCTGGCTCTATGGCAAAATCTTTCTAATTCATCTACTGAAATTCAGGAATATTTATCTAGTCAAAAACTTATAGATATTTGTACTACGGATATTCTCTATGCTTGGGAAGATGAACCTTTATCTGAAGCCTTAGACCGCATGGCATTACGTGGGTTACATCAATTACCAGTAGTAGCTAAAGACAATCCTGATTTTATTCTGGGTTTATTAGAAAGAGAACAAATTGAATTAACTTGTAATTTAACGGCAATCACTAAGGTACTACATCAATATCTACCAGTGATTACAACTACTGAATATATAGAGGAAATTGGGAATTGGTGA
- the accD gene encoding acetyl-CoA carboxylase, carboxyltransferase subunit beta, translating to MANNEESRGLKSLFDWFANRRKSGSPNSERQEREIADGLWHKCPKCGVLSYTKDLKANQMVCVDCGHHNRVDSDERIRQLIDANTWNPLDEHLRPTDPLQFRDRKLYSDRLRETQEKLGLIDAVKTGLGQINSLPIALGVMDFRFMGGSMGSVVGEKLTRMIEQATQRRYPVVIICTSGGARMQEGMLSLMQMAKISAALQRHRDSKLLYIPVLTNPTTGGVTASFAMLGDIIIAEPKATIGFAGRRVIEQTLREKLPEDFQTAEDLLKHGFVDDIVSRTQLKTNLTQLIALHQPLPTTTPSMVLWETMKLSSATVE from the coding sequence ATGGCAAACAACGAAGAATCACGCGGTTTAAAGTCTCTATTTGATTGGTTCGCAAATCGGCGTAAATCAGGAAGTCCCAATTCAGAACGCCAAGAACGGGAAATTGCTGATGGTTTATGGCATAAATGCCCTAAATGTGGTGTTCTTAGCTATACAAAAGATTTAAAAGCTAATCAAATGGTTTGCGTTGATTGTGGTCATCATAATCGCGTTGATAGTGATGAACGAATTCGCCAATTAATTGATGCTAATACCTGGAATCCATTGGATGAGCATTTACGCCCCACTGATCCCTTACAATTCCGTGATCGTAAACTATATAGCGATCGCTTGCGAGAAACACAAGAAAAACTAGGACTGATAGATGCTGTTAAAACTGGGTTAGGACAAATTAACAGCTTACCCATAGCTTTAGGAGTCATGGATTTCCGGTTTATGGGTGGAAGCATGGGTTCTGTTGTCGGGGAAAAACTCACCCGCATGATTGAACAAGCCACCCAACGGCGTTATCCTGTCGTCATTATTTGCACATCAGGTGGTGCGAGAATGCAGGAAGGAATGCTGTCTTTAATGCAAATGGCGAAAATTTCCGCCGCCCTCCAACGTCACCGAGATTCTAAACTATTATATATTCCTGTTTTAACCAACCCAACTACCGGAGGTGTTACCGCCAGTTTCGCCATGTTGGGTGATATTATCATCGCTGAACCCAAAGCAACTATTGGTTTTGCGGGAAGACGGGTAATTGAACAAACTCTCAGAGAAAAACTCCCTGAAGATTTTCAAACCGCTGAGGACTTACTTAAACACGGATTTGTTGATGATATCGTCTCCCGTACCCAATTAAAAACTAATTTGACACAATTAATTGCGCTACATCAACCTCTCCCCACAACGACACCAAGCATGGTTTTGTGGGAAACAATGAAATTAAGTTCCGCTACTGTTGAATAA
- a CDS encoding MFS transporter, with amino-acid sequence MNSLPVDTVEALDIQTPNLDSLLTKQFPQQFTKNDIRTSLQASTIDAVFASIFGLSTGGILVSNLLVELDATPVIFGMLSSIPMLVNFIQPVGAYISEQTTSRFQYSLLTFGTSRLLWLILVIGIFANNSSLLDSQQLVVLTLSIVLFSHLLGGLGSASWLSWLAIIVPRRLRGRYFGIRNSACNLTNLICVPLAGLVISNWHGGTIEGYGLVLSLGTICGIISLCCQYFQADVNPQLQNQHSLNFCENPPQDICKEEINWTTIIGQNSKFLLFLLYFSIWMLAVHLSAPFFNFYLLDTLDLDVTLVTIYSSLQTGANLLVLIIWGKLADRIGNRPILICVGILVAITPLLWLGIGHHQLDFWLWLPLLHIFTGITWAGVDLCSTNMYLGIAPVRNKSIYFAIVAAVGGVSGALGTTIGGFIAQNQEFGGLLGLFALSSLCRLLGLIPLIFVQEPGK; translated from the coding sequence ATGAATTCCCTTCCGGTTGACACAGTTGAAGCACTGGATATTCAAACTCCCAATCTTGACTCTTTACTAACTAAACAGTTTCCTCAGCAATTTACTAAAAACGATATTCGTACCAGTCTACAAGCTTCTACCATAGATGCCGTTTTTGCATCTATTTTTGGTCTGAGTACCGGGGGAATTTTAGTCAGTAATTTGTTAGTCGAGTTGGATGCTACTCCGGTGATCTTTGGAATGTTATCCTCAATTCCCATGCTGGTAAATTTTATTCAACCTGTGGGGGCTTACATTTCTGAACAAACTACCAGTAGATTTCAATATTCTCTATTAACCTTTGGAACTTCTCGGTTATTGTGGTTAATTCTAGTTATTGGCATTTTTGCTAACAATTCCAGTTTATTAGATTCTCAACAATTGGTAGTATTAACACTGTCAATTGTCCTTTTTAGTCATCTTCTGGGAGGATTAGGAAGTGCATCTTGGCTAAGTTGGTTAGCCATTATTGTTCCCCGCAGGTTACGAGGGAGATATTTTGGTATTCGGAATAGTGCTTGTAATCTGACGAATTTAATCTGTGTACCTTTGGCGGGATTAGTAATATCAAATTGGCATGGTGGAACTATCGAAGGTTATGGATTAGTTCTATCTTTAGGAACTATTTGTGGAATTATTAGTTTGTGTTGTCAATATTTTCAAGCAGACGTAAATCCGCAATTACAAAATCAGCATAGTTTGAATTTTTGTGAAAATCCTCCTCAAGATATTTGCAAAGAAGAAATTAATTGGACTACTATTATTGGGCAGAACTCTAAATTTTTACTATTTCTGCTTTATTTCAGTATCTGGATGTTGGCTGTGCATTTGAGCGCACCTTTTTTCAACTTCTATTTATTAGATACTTTAGATTTAGATGTGACTTTAGTAACTATTTATAGCAGTCTTCAGACCGGGGCAAATCTGTTAGTGTTGATTATATGGGGGAAATTAGCCGATAGAATCGGTAATCGTCCTATTCTTATCTGTGTGGGTATTTTAGTCGCAATTACGCCATTATTATGGTTAGGAATTGGTCATCATCAACTTGATTTTTGGTTATGGTTGCCGCTTTTACATATTTTTACTGGCATCACTTGGGCAGGAGTTGATTTATGTAGCACTAATATGTATTTAGGAATTGCCCCCGTGAGAAATAAATCTATCTATTTTGCCATTGTTGCGGCTGTCGGGGGCGTGAGTGGAGCTTTAGGGACAACTATCGGCGGTTTTATTGCCCAAAACCAGGAATTTGGCGGTTTATTAGGCTTATTTGCGCTATCTAGCCTATGCAGACTATTAGGGCTAATTCCCCTAATTTTTGTCCAAGAACCGGGAAAGTAG
- a CDS encoding DUF167 domain-containing protein, protein MQKRVKVKPNSKQQKIEELADGSLTVHLKSPPVDGKANEELIKLLAKKFDVAKSSIRIKSGTTSRQKVIEIDGI, encoded by the coding sequence ATGCAAAAAAGAGTAAAAGTTAAACCAAATTCTAAACAGCAAAAGATTGAAGAATTAGCAGATGGTAGTTTAACTGTACATCTTAAATCACCACCAGTAGATGGTAAAGCTAATGAAGAGTTAATTAAACTACTAGCCAAAAAATTTGATGTTGCTAAATCCTCTATCAGAATTAAATCTGGGACAACATCTCGACAAAAGGTAATTGAAATTGATGGAATTTAG
- a CDS encoding AbrB family transcriptional regulator — protein MPKQKKIELLVGDELLKKVKELEAISKDEKAKQCGYYTVTKNGIERVNMMKFLNALIDAEGIQLDSSPSANGRGGRSASYRIGVQSNGNLLIGAAYTKQMNLQPGDEFVITLGKKHIRLRQVDSESIEDVEVEATA, from the coding sequence ATGCCTAAACAAAAAAAAATTGAACTCCTAGTCGGTGACGAACTGCTCAAAAAAGTTAAAGAGCTAGAAGCCATTAGCAAAGACGAAAAAGCTAAACAGTGTGGCTACTATACTGTTACCAAAAATGGTATAGAGCGCGTCAATATGATGAAATTCTTGAATGCCCTAATTGATGCTGAGGGTATTCAGTTGGATAGTTCACCCAGTGCGAATGGACGTGGTGGACGCAGTGCCAGCTATAGAATTGGTGTGCAGTCAAACGGCAACTTATTAATCGGTGCAGCTTACACAAAACAGATGAATCTTCAACCTGGTGATGAGTTTGTCATCACTTTAGGGAAAAAGCACATTCGACTCCGACAAGTAGATTCGGAATCTATAGAAGATGTGGAAGTAGAAGCTACAGCTTAA
- a CDS encoding prepilin peptidase, which translates to MDILMNISASIIVFVLGASLGSFINVVVYRLPAGLSVLWPPSRCPKCLNRLKAYDNVPVFGWLWLKGRCRYCQTQISRRYPLVEALTGIIFLIVFWVFQFSIFTLGYWAFCSWLLALSLIDLDTMTLPNPLTKSGLILGIVFQMAVGWLSEPTAVGLSKRLITGIAGAVLGLWLFDAIALLGSMAFGKTVMGAGDAKLAAMMGAWLGWRYLLLAVFISCILGVFVGGGAIILSRHQMGQKMPFGPFLALGAVITVFCGEAILSPYMRLFLPGS; encoded by the coding sequence ATGGACATTTTGATGAATATTTCAGCCAGTATCATTGTCTTTGTTTTGGGTGCATCTCTGGGTAGTTTTATTAATGTTGTGGTTTATCGGCTACCCGCTGGCTTATCAGTGCTGTGGCCACCTTCTCGCTGTCCCAAGTGCTTAAATAGGTTGAAGGCTTATGATAATGTCCCGGTTTTCGGTTGGTTGTGGTTAAAAGGGCGGTGTCGTTATTGCCAAACTCAGATTTCTCGCCGTTATCCATTAGTGGAGGCATTAACAGGGATAATATTTTTAATAGTATTTTGGGTTTTTCAATTTTCAATTTTCACCCTGGGATATTGGGCTTTTTGTAGTTGGTTATTGGCTTTATCTCTCATAGATTTAGATACAATGACCTTACCTAACCCCTTAACTAAATCGGGTTTAATTTTAGGAATAGTCTTTCAAATGGCTGTTGGTTGGTTATCAGAACCGACTGCGGTGGGATTATCAAAACGCTTAATAACCGGAATAGCCGGTGCAGTTCTGGGTTTATGGCTGTTTGATGCGATCGCCCTTTTAGGTTCTATGGCTTTTGGCAAAACGGTCATGGGTGCAGGTGACGCTAAATTAGCTGCTATGATGGGAGCATGGTTAGGATGGCGTTATTTACTACTAGCGGTTTTTATCTCCTGCATTTTGGGAGTATTCGTCGGTGGTGGTGCAATTATCCTCTCTCGTCACCAAATGGGACAAAAAATGCCTTTTGGACCCTTCCTAGCGTTAGGTGCGGTAATCACTGTTTTTTGCGGTGAAGCTATTTTGTCCCCATATATGAGATTATTTTTGCCTGGATCTTAA
- the leuB gene encoding 3-isopropylmalate dehydrogenase: MTQNYRITLLPGDGIGPEIMSVAVDVLKFVGKSFDFSFEFSTALIGGAAIDETGEPLPAVTLDRCRNSDAVLLAAIGGYKWDSLPSNLRPEAGLLGLRAGLQLFANLRPAKILPQLIDASTLKREVVEGVDIMVVRELTGGIYFGKPKGIFTTETGEKRGVNTMVYTESEIERIGRVAFETARKRGGKLCSVDKANVLEVSQLWREKITQLSSEYTDVELSHLYVDNAAMQLVRAPKQFDTIVTGNLFGDILSDAAAMLTGSIGMLPSASLGADGPGVYEPVHGSAPDIAGLDQANPLAQVLSAAMMLRYALDQAAAADLIENSVLQVLEQGYRTGDIMSPGMKLVGCQAMGAALMEILQLKSR, encoded by the coding sequence ATGACTCAAAACTACCGCATTACCCTACTACCTGGAGATGGCATTGGTCCCGAAATTATGTCCGTAGCAGTGGACGTGCTGAAATTTGTCGGTAAAAGCTTTGATTTTTCCTTTGAATTTTCCACAGCTTTAATTGGTGGTGCTGCTATTGACGAAACCGGCGAACCACTACCCGCTGTTACCTTAGATAGGTGCCGCAATAGCGATGCTGTCTTACTCGCTGCTATTGGTGGTTACAAATGGGATTCTCTCCCCTCAAATTTACGCCCAGAAGCAGGTTTATTAGGGTTGCGGGCTGGTTTACAACTATTTGCTAATTTACGTCCTGCGAAAATTCTCCCCCAGTTAATTGACGCTTCCACCTTGAAACGAGAGGTTGTAGAAGGAGTAGATATTATGGTGGTGCGGGAACTCACCGGCGGGATTTATTTTGGTAAACCCAAAGGCATTTTTACAACAGAAACCGGAGAAAAACGCGGTGTAAATACGATGGTTTACACAGAATCAGAAATTGAACGCATTGGCCGCGTAGCTTTTGAAACAGCGCGGAAACGAGGTGGTAAACTCTGTTCAGTGGATAAAGCCAATGTGTTAGAAGTATCTCAATTATGGCGGGAAAAAATTACACAACTTTCCTCAGAATATACTGATGTTGAGTTATCTCACTTGTATGTAGATAATGCCGCTATGCAATTAGTCCGCGCTCCCAAACAATTTGATACAATTGTTACAGGAAACTTATTTGGTGATATTCTCTCTGATGCTGCGGCAATGCTCACAGGTAGTATAGGAATGTTACCTTCTGCTAGTTTGGGGGCTGATGGTCCCGGTGTCTATGAACCAGTTCATGGTTCAGCCCCGGATATTGCAGGACTTGATCAAGCCAACCCCTTAGCACAGGTTTTAAGCGCCGCCATGATGTTGCGTTATGCTTTAGACCAAGCAGCAGCAGCAGACTTAATTGAAAATAGCGTGTTACAAGTTTTAGAACAAGGTTATCGCACAGGAGATATTATGTCCCCAGGAATGAAACTTGTCGGTTGTCAAGCTATGGGCGCAGCACTAATGGAAATTCTGCAATTAAAATCACGTTAA
- a CDS encoding ArnT family glycosyltransferase, producing the protein MQEGSFIWTHLEKQHRVVERKIDWLWLILLLLAAVILFSINLGGLPLQDGDEATVARVAREIWQAPANSMRWLYPTLGGEPYHHTPPLMHWLIAGAYALGGVNEWTTRLPSAILMATSVPLLYCMGREIFRHRWAAIYSSLIYLTMLPVVRYGRLAVLDGAVASFLILMMWFVLRSRRDLRYCLGVGISFGLICLTQGVMGVYLGAVVLVFLYWDTPRLLASYYFWTGIFIGCLPVCCWYGFQVWHYGYPFNIDVNTSLNHIQTITNGSFQAPWYYLLEIAKWTWPWLIFLPQTIRITWENNNLSWAKLIIVWCGVYLLIISLISFKLPWYIVPIYPSLALALGFQLAEIENVPVVSGYPRAWVTSLAILAVVASAGSIYFSWRTLDKVELQIIFAAVALTMTLAAILAERGDRQFLKILIWGSYISLLLLMKSHYWVGELNTAYPVKPVAAMITKINPAIKEIYTSFPYHRASLDFYSDRTIIPASIGELQYYWQYDSQPYFLLNISTLENLQFNSIKVIDQVEDWQLITKENNSF; encoded by the coding sequence ATGCAAGAAGGAAGCTTTATTTGGACTCATCTAGAAAAACAGCACCGTGTGGTTGAAAGAAAGATTGATTGGCTATGGCTAATCCTCTTGTTATTGGCAGCGGTGATCTTGTTTAGCATCAATCTTGGCGGTTTGCCCTTACAAGATGGGGATGAGGCAACTGTAGCCAGGGTAGCGCGGGAAATTTGGCAAGCTCCAGCAAATTCAATGCGCTGGCTTTACCCTACTTTGGGCGGTGAACCATATCACCACACACCACCGCTGATGCACTGGTTAATTGCTGGGGCTTATGCTCTGGGTGGTGTTAATGAATGGACAACTCGTCTACCTAGTGCAATTTTGATGGCAACTTCTGTACCTTTGTTGTATTGCATGGGGAGAGAGATATTTCGGCACCGTTGGGCAGCTATTTATAGTTCCTTAATTTATCTAACAATGCTGCCAGTGGTGCGTTATGGCAGGTTAGCAGTGTTAGATGGGGCAGTTGCCAGTTTTTTGATTTTGATGATGTGGTTTGTCTTGCGATCGCGCCGGGATTTGCGTTACTGCTTAGGTGTAGGCATTAGTTTCGGGTTAATTTGTCTAACCCAAGGCGTGATGGGTGTTTATTTAGGTGCAGTTGTTTTAGTCTTTCTTTACTGGGATACACCTAGACTACTCGCAAGTTATTATTTCTGGACAGGTATTTTCATCGGTTGTCTACCTGTATGCTGTTGGTACGGATTTCAAGTATGGCACTATGGCTATCCCTTCAATATTGATGTGAATACATCTTTAAACCATATCCAAACTATTACTAATGGCAGTTTCCAAGCACCTTGGTATTATCTTTTAGAAATCGCCAAGTGGACATGGCCTTGGTTGATATTTCTCCCTCAAACTATCCGCATTACCTGGGAGAATAATAATTTAAGTTGGGCAAAATTGATTATTGTTTGGTGTGGTGTTTATCTATTAATTATTTCCCTCATTAGCTTTAAACTTCCCTGGTATATAGTTCCTATTTATCCAAGTTTAGCTTTAGCTTTGGGGTTTCAATTAGCAGAAATAGAAAATGTGCCTGTAGTTTCTGGCTATCCCCGCGCTTGGGTAACGAGTTTAGCAATATTGGCTGTGGTGGCTTCTGCAGGCAGTATTTATTTTAGTTGGAGAACTTTAGACAAAGTAGAATTACAGATAATTTTTGCAGCAGTGGCTTTAACCATGACTTTAGCGGCAATTTTAGCAGAGCGAGGTGATAGACAATTTCTGAAAATTTTAATTTGGGGAAGTTATATTTCTCTATTGTTATTAATGAAATCTCATTACTGGGTTGGGGAATTAAATACAGCTTATCCTGTTAAACCAGTAGCAGCAATGATCACTAAAATAAATCCAGCAATTAAGGAAATCTATACATCTTTTCCCTACCATCGTGCTTCTTTGGATTTTTATAGCGATCGCACTATTATTCCTGCTTCTATTGGTGAGTTACAATATTACTGGCAGTATGATAGCCAACCTTATTTTCTCCTCAATATATCTACCTTAGAAAACCTCCAATTCAACTCTATCAAAGTCATAGATCAAGTAGAAGATTGGCAATTAATTACCAAAGAAAATAACTCATTTTAA
- a CDS encoding M20 family metallopeptidase, giving the protein MLNRLKDLTTNIAPRLVEIRRHLHAHPELSGQEYQTAAFVAGVLSANGLHVEEGIGRTGVIGELQGTQPSDRILAIRTDMDALPIQERTSLEYASRIEGVMHACGHDIHTTVGLGTAMVLSQIAPELGGKVRFLFQPAEEIAQGANWMVQDGVMNNVAAILGLHVFPSIPAGSVGIRYGALTAAADNLEIIIIGESGHGARPHEAIDAIWIAAQVITSLQQAISRTQNPLRPVVLSIGQINGGRAPNVIADKVQLLGTVRSLHPETRDKLPQWIENIVANVCNSFNAKYQVNYHQGVPSVQNDNALTQLLQSSAEEAWSNDRVQILPEPSLGAEDFSVYLEHAPGSMFRLGVGYEERIINHPLHHPQFEVDESAIITGVVTLAYAAYKYWLNKSEV; this is encoded by the coding sequence ATGCTGAACCGACTTAAAGACTTGACAACAAATATAGCACCCCGCTTAGTCGAAATCCGTCGCCATCTTCATGCACACCCAGAACTTAGTGGGCAAGAATATCAAACCGCTGCTTTTGTTGCAGGTGTGTTATCTGCCAATGGCTTGCACGTAGAAGAGGGAATAGGTAGAACAGGTGTCATTGGTGAATTACAAGGAACTCAACCTAGTGATAGGATATTGGCAATTCGCACTGATATGGATGCTTTACCCATTCAAGAACGCACAAGTTTAGAATATGCTTCTCGAATTGAAGGAGTCATGCACGCTTGTGGCCATGATATTCATACTACAGTAGGTTTGGGGACGGCGATGGTACTTTCCCAAATTGCCCCTGAATTGGGTGGAAAGGTGCGGTTTTTATTTCAACCAGCCGAAGAAATTGCCCAAGGTGCAAATTGGATGGTACAAGATGGAGTGATGAATAATGTTGCGGCTATTTTAGGGTTACACGTTTTTCCTTCCATTCCTGCTGGTTCAGTTGGTATTCGTTACGGTGCGTTAACAGCCGCCGCAGATAATTTAGAAATAATTATTATTGGTGAATCTGGACATGGTGCGCGTCCCCATGAAGCCATAGATGCAATTTGGATTGCAGCACAAGTGATTACATCATTGCAACAAGCTATTAGCCGTACTCAAAACCCTTTGCGTCCCGTAGTATTGAGTATTGGCCAAATTAATGGAGGAAGAGCGCCAAATGTGATTGCTGATAAAGTACAATTACTGGGAACAGTGCGATCGCTTCACCCAGAAACCCGTGATAAACTACCACAGTGGATTGAAAACATAGTGGCTAATGTTTGTAATTCTTTCAACGCCAAATATCAGGTTAATTATCATCAAGGTGTACCCAGTGTTCAAAATGATAATGCCTTAACACAACTATTACAATCCTCCGCAGAAGAAGCTTGGAGTAATGATCGTGTCCAAATTTTACCAGAACCATCTTTAGGTGCAGAAGATTTTTCTGTTTATTTAGAACACGCCCCTGGTTCAATGTTTCGCTTAGGTGTAGGCTATGAAGAGAGAATAATTAATCATCCCTTGCATCATCCCCAATTTGAAGTTGATGAATCTGCTATTATTACTGGAGTAGTCACATTAGCTTATGCAGCTTATAAATATTGGCTAAATAAGTCAGAAGTATGA